One segment of Herpetosiphonaceae bacterium DNA contains the following:
- a CDS encoding beta-ketoacyl synthase N-terminal-like domain-containing protein codes for MTSEDREQGIAIVGMSGRFPGAADVETFWRNIRDGQESIAFYSDEELQAAGIDERILRDPSYVKASGALDEIELFDAGFFEYTPREAEMLDPQQRIFLECAWHALEHAGYDPATYGGLIGVYAGSNISTYLLVNLASNPELVASFSGYQTIIANDKDYLPTRVSYKLNLRGPSLNINTACSTSLVAVHIACQSLLNGECDLALAGGVSITVPQRVGYWYREGGVSSPDGHCRAFDAAARGTVDGSGVGIVVLRRLEDALNDGDTIHAIIRGSAINNDGAGKVGFTAPSVDGQAAVIEEALAVAGVVPDMIDYVEAHGTGTPLGDPIEIAALTQVFRAKTDGIGCCAVGSVKTNIGHLGAAAGVAGLIKAVQALKHRQIPPSLHFERPNPRLDLARSPFYVSARLHDWPERDEPRRAGVSSFGIGGTNAHVVLEAAPVPEPADPGRPWHLLPLSAKTSAALDAATANLLALLKATPDVSLADVAYTLQVGRQAFDHRRMLVCRDRQDALDALEQMHPERVLSRVREPGARSVVFLFPGQGAQYPNMARELYEVEPKFRATVDRCCALLRPHLHPEGTRDLRAVLFPDDETRAAEDLSRTRLTQPALFVIEYALARLLMAWGIKPQAMIGHSIGEYVAATLAGVFSLEDALALVALRGRLIDELPSGAMLSVPLPEHEVLDLLDPQLALAAVNGPSLCVVSGAHGAIDALHERLIARGVDCRRLHTSHAFHSAMMSPIMIRFAEQVGKFERKAPKIPYISNVTGTWITAAAATDPEYWARHLRQTVRFADGLQTLLGPDGTTPGRILLEVGPGRTLSTLAQQQPGRAGSRIVLSSMRHPQDQQADEAFLLNSIGKLWLLGVPVSWPALYAGAHGAERRYRVPLPLYAFDRQRYWVAAQQIRPIASEPVEPTAAPEATESSEAVPFSLHPRPDLLTTYVPPGSKLERKIAAIWQELLGVEQIGIHDNFFDLGGHSLMATQVLSRLRQIFQIDLPLERMFETTTIAQLAEMIQDELILKLEALPEEEAQLLLETLED; via the coding sequence ATGACGAGTGAGGATCGGGAGCAGGGCATTGCGATCGTCGGGATGAGTGGCCGCTTTCCGGGCGCGGCGGACGTGGAGACGTTCTGGCGCAATATCCGTGACGGCCAGGAGTCGATCGCGTTTTACTCCGACGAGGAATTGCAGGCGGCGGGCATCGACGAGCGGATACTGCGCGATCCGTCGTACGTCAAAGCCAGCGGCGCGCTCGACGAGATCGAGCTATTCGACGCCGGGTTTTTCGAGTACACGCCGCGCGAGGCGGAGATGCTCGATCCGCAGCAGCGGATCTTTCTTGAGTGCGCCTGGCACGCGCTGGAGCACGCCGGATACGATCCCGCGACCTACGGCGGGCTGATCGGCGTCTACGCGGGCAGCAACATCAGCACCTATCTGCTGGTCAATCTGGCGTCGAATCCTGAGCTGGTCGCGTCATTCAGCGGCTACCAGACGATCATCGCCAACGACAAAGACTATCTGCCGACGCGCGTCTCGTACAAGCTCAACCTGCGCGGGCCGAGCCTCAACATCAACACGGCCTGCTCGACCTCACTGGTGGCGGTGCATATCGCCTGCCAGAGCCTGCTCAACGGCGAGTGCGATCTGGCGCTGGCCGGCGGCGTCTCGATCACGGTGCCGCAGCGCGTAGGCTACTGGTACCGCGAGGGCGGCGTGTCGTCACCCGACGGCCACTGTCGGGCCTTCGACGCAGCGGCGCGCGGCACGGTCGACGGCAGCGGCGTGGGCATCGTGGTGCTCAGGCGGCTGGAGGATGCGCTCAACGACGGCGATACGATCCACGCGATCATTCGTGGCTCGGCGATCAACAACGACGGCGCGGGCAAAGTCGGCTTTACCGCGCCCAGCGTGGACGGCCAGGCGGCGGTGATCGAGGAGGCGCTGGCGGTCGCCGGGGTAGTGCCCGACATGATCGACTACGTGGAAGCGCACGGCACGGGCACGCCGCTGGGCGATCCGATCGAGATCGCCGCGCTGACGCAGGTCTTTCGCGCTAAGACCGACGGTATCGGCTGCTGCGCGGTCGGCTCGGTCAAGACCAACATCGGGCATCTGGGCGCGGCTGCCGGCGTTGCCGGGCTGATCAAGGCGGTCCAGGCGCTCAAGCATCGCCAGATTCCGCCCAGCCTGCACTTCGAGCGGCCCAATCCCAGGCTCGATCTTGCGCGCAGCCCGTTCTATGTCAGCGCCAGGCTGCACGACTGGCCGGAGCGCGACGAGCCGCGCCGGGCGGGCGTGAGCTCGTTTGGCATCGGCGGCACGAACGCGCATGTGGTGCTCGAAGCAGCGCCCGTGCCCGAACCCGCCGATCCGGGCCGTCCCTGGCATCTGCTGCCGCTGTCGGCGAAGACGAGCGCCGCGCTGGATGCGGCGACCGCTAACCTGCTGGCGCTGCTCAAGGCCACGCCCGACGTGAGTCTGGCCGATGTCGCCTACACGCTTCAGGTCGGGCGGCAGGCGTTCGACCACCGCCGGATGCTGGTCTGCCGCGACCGCCAGGACGCGCTCGATGCGCTGGAGCAGATGCATCCTGAGCGGGTGCTGTCGCGGGTGCGCGAGCCGGGCGCTCGCTCGGTGGTCTTTCTGTTTCCCGGCCAGGGCGCGCAGTATCCCAACATGGCCCGCGAGCTGTACGAGGTCGAGCCGAAGTTTCGGGCGACCGTCGATCGCTGCTGCGCGCTGCTGAGGCCGCACCTGCACCCAGAGGGTACCCGGGACCTGCGCGCTGTGCTGTTTCCCGACGACGAGACGCGCGCCGCCGAGGATCTGAGCCGGACGCGGCTGACGCAGCCCGCGCTGTTCGTGATCGAGTACGCGCTGGCGCGGCTGCTGATGGCCTGGGGGATCAAGCCCCAGGCGATGATCGGCCACTCGATCGGCGAGTATGTCGCGGCGACGCTCGCTGGCGTGTTCAGCCTGGAGGACGCGCTGGCGCTGGTCGCGCTGCGTGGGCGACTGATCGACGAGCTGCCGTCAGGCGCGATGCTGAGCGTGCCGCTGCCGGAGCACGAGGTGCTCGATCTGCTCGATCCACAGCTTGCGCTGGCGGCGGTCAACGGTCCGTCGCTGTGTGTGGTGTCGGGCGCGCACGGGGCGATCGACGCGCTCCATGAGCGGCTGATCGCGCGCGGCGTGGATTGCCGCCGCCTGCACACGTCGCACGCCTTCCACTCGGCGATGATGTCGCCGATCATGATCAGGTTTGCCGAGCAGGTCGGCAAGTTCGAGCGGAAAGCGCCCAAGATCCCGTACATCTCGAACGTGACCGGCACCTGGATCACCGCCGCCGCCGCGACCGATCCCGAATACTGGGCGCGGCATCTGCGCCAGACGGTGCGCTTCGCGGATGGCCTGCAAACATTGCTGGGACCGGACGGCACCACGCCGGGCCGGATTCTGCTGGAAGTCGGGCCGGGCCGCACGCTCAGCACGTTGGCGCAGCAGCAGCCGGGCCGCGCCGGAAGCCGGATCGTGCTGTCGTCGATGCGTCACCCGCAGGATCAGCAAGCGGACGAGGCGTTTTTGCTGAACAGCATCGGCAAGCTCTGGCTACTGGGCGTGCCCGTGAGCTGGCCCGCGCTCTACGCGGGTGCCCACGGGGCAGAGCGCCGCTACCGCGTGCCGCTGCCGCTCTATGCCTTCGACCGGCAGCGCTACTGGGTGGCCGCGCAGCAGATCCGCCCGATCGCGTCGGAGCCGGTCGAGCCGACCGCAGCGCCGGAGGCGACGGAATCATCGGAGGCAGTGCCGTTCTCGCTGCATCCGCGTCCCGATCTGCTGACGACGTACGTGCCGCCCGGCAGCAAGCTTGAGCGCAAGATCGCCGCGATCTGGCAGGAGCTACTGGGTGTCGAGCAGATCGGCATCCACGACAACTTCTTTGATCTCGGCGGCCACTCGCTGATGGCGACGCAGGTGCTCTCCCGGCTGCGCCAGATCTTCCAGATCGATCTGCCGCTGGAGCGGATGTTCGAGACGACGACGATCGCGCAGCTTGCCGAGATGATTCAGGACGAGCTGATCCTGAAGCTGGAAGCGCTGCCCGAAGAAGAGGCGCAGCTTCTCCTTGAAACCCTGGAAGATTAA